The Bacteroidota bacterium genomic interval ACCTGAACCGGACCATGAACTGATAAAGCCACTTTTCCTGCCTTTCCGCTCATAGCAAAAGTTGCCCCGAAAAACCTAACGTCAATGCAACTTAGGATATTCTGTGCAACAACTTTCTTGTCTTTTGCAGTATCTGTATTAAAAACCTTGAAATACGAATCTTCTAAAGTTAGCGGATTAAATTCGTCATTCAATCGTTTAAAATAAAACACTTTTTCGCCTTGATACACATCTTTGATATAGTTTTTTACTGTGTATTTAAATGCTTTATCGGTAGCGTAAACGTTTCCGTTTGGCAATGTTCGTGGCTGCCCCGAAAAATCGGCATTATAATTTGAATTAATGGCTTTTACAATTGCCGCTCCAAATACTCTGTTTTTGAATTTTTCCATAATATTATTTTATTTAATGGTGTCGAGCCTTTGGCTCTTTTAATTATTTGATTATATTTTCTACCATAATTTCGTCTCTACGAGACACTTATTCGTTGTCGTCTTACTTTTTAAAAATTGTTTCCGAAAAATAGCCTGACAGAATCATGGGCAACAAATCTTTCATGTTGGTATTGGTTTCGAAGCCCATTACTTCGCTAATTATTTTATCAAACTCGAAACGTGTAGCATCGCCTCGGTAAAATTTGAATGCGTGCTTATAAGTATCGAATGCCCTGGCAATTGCAAGTTTCAGTTTGTTGCACTGTGTTTTTTGCAAAAATGGTTCGAGCAAAGCATGTGAACGCTCGCCCGATTCACTTTTGTTTAGAATTGTGCGGATTAATTGTCCTGCGGCGAAACCAAATTCATCATCAGAGTTAATGTGTTCCGCCGAATTTTCTGGTTTTGCAATTGCTTTTAGTTTTTCTAAAAGTAGTTCAGTTTTGTTTACCATATCTTCCTTGTTTTTAGAGTTTACAAAATAATTATATAGGCTAAACCATATGTTTAGTTTTTCTTTAATTCTATATGTTTTGTCGAATTCTTTATCGTGTGCAATATCATCTAAAATACTTTTTTGCATCATATTTTGAAACATTTCATGTATAATAGCCTGAGTTTGTGATTTATACACATAATTGTATAATGCTGTTCTGTACATATAAAATAAATTAACAATAGCATCGGTTGCTCCATAATTGGGTTTCACCTCCATATCATCAAAATATTTAATCCATACACCTTTTTTTGTTTCAGTAATCAGTTGATTATTAAATATTTTATTGAGCACATTCTGCTGAAATTCAAAAATATTTGTGAGCGGAAGGCTTTTTAGTTTTCCCGCTAAGGAAAAAGGTTCCTTGATTATTATATCGTCAATTTTATAGCGAAAAACAGGCACAAAATCTAAATCGACAATTCTGCTGCCTTTTTCTTTGTTGTTAAAATAAATAAGGTAGTAGTTTTGAAGGTTCTCTTTTTTCTTTAGTAATTCCTCAATAATTTCTTTGTGTCCGGATTTTTTATCCTTTTTATAAAATTTAACAGCTCTTTCAGAAAGTTCCTGCTCTTCAACAAAAAGAGGGAATGGATTTGGTAGTATTTTGTTTTTTTGTTGAAGGTTAAAAAAAAGAAATAATTTCTTTGCCTCAATGCCATTAACCCGATAATTCAGCTCTATAGGTGCGGATTTATGCTGCAAAAATTCTTTTTTGTCGTTAAATCCACTTAAACTGTCTGCTATGCCGTATAAATCGCCGGTTGCAGACTTTACATTGAATTTATCTTTGTTGAAGAGTTTTTCTGCAAGGAATCGGGATTGTATTTCTTTGTAGTCTTCCAAAGTTGGTTCATTCATAAAAAAATAGAACATATATTGGTCTTTTGCCTTAGCATTTTCTTCATCGTTTGCCAAAAAGTCCAGCATTTTTGTTTTTACGAAAAATTCAAGCTCTTTGCACCATTCTTCATGTTGCATGTTTTCCGGATTCAAAAATTTTCGGGCAGCTTTAAAATATGCACCGGCGGAATCAAGTAATTTTTTTTCGGATATTTTTTTGTAAGCTTTTGCATTTAAAGAAATTCCAAAAGGAGAACCAATTGCTATATATACTTTTGGTCCGGAATTAAAACTTTTCATTGCATTAAGCATTTCGGTATTTGTAGCTAAATCCAAAAAATCTTCATACATCAAATTTCTTTTCGAATCCTTCTCCACCCTCAAAATATTCTCGTCCTTCACCACCAATTCATCGCCTTCTTTTTCAAGAAAAACATAAATTCCTTCTTTTAGTTCGAGATTTTCTGAAAAAATTTCAGGACTTTTTTCCTCTAAATGCTCCACAAATTTCACAATTTCTTGTATCATCTTTTTCTTTTTTTATTCTTACAGCATATATTCGGGCAACTTGTTGTGTTTCTGAATAAAATTACGCAGGTCGATTAATCCTTTTCGCAAATTTTTAGTTTTTTCTGATTTTAAAACTTCAAAGATACTATCTTTATTCTTGAATTCAAATAGAATACGTATCAATATGTATAGTTTTAATTCGGGGTTTCTAGCTATGTAATATTGCATATAATGCTGAATTCCCTTGTCGAAATCGTGCAGATGGGCATTAAACCTGAAGATAAATTCTGTGTAGTTGTTTAGCATTCTGTTTTTGTAAAAATCATCATTTCCCCATGCGTTTTTCTTTACTTTTTCTTTATTTTTAATTTCCCTGAGTTTATTAAGATGTTCTATCGCCAATTCTTTCATAGCAGGTGTTTCGCAATGCTTGATAAAAATTTCCATCAATTCGTTGTACAAAGTATATCGGTTCAGAGAGTTTTCTGTAATTAGGTTTATTCCTTTGATTAAGAATGCATCAATTTCGAGACCTTCCCGATAAAACCGGACTACCTGCTCATAGAAATCCGCTTGGTCTATTCCTACAGACTCGAACGGGTCGTAGGCTGAAAATATCTGCAATCTGCAAGCATGAGTTAATGTTTCGTACAAGACCTGTAATTCTTTTCCGCATTGTACATCTGGTGCACCGTTTTTGTTGCACTCAACAATTTCCTTAAACAATCTTTTCACGACGAAACGCCATTTTGGTCGGTCTTTTTTCGAAATATAAGAATTTGGTGCCAAATAGTTCTGTTCCATGGCATTTTCGTGGAAGAATGCTACTTCAGATGCTATCTCGTCAATCGATCTGGTTTTTGATACTTTTTTAGTTTTTTGTTCTTTAAAGGGCTTTTCTATCAGTTTATCAAGCTGGTAATCTTCTTTCTTGTTTTTAGGAATCACCTTATATAATTCTGCAACCAGAAATTCAAGTTCTGCCTTTGAATGTTTTTTTACTATAGTTCTTAATTCAGCAATTTTCATGTTAAGTTTTTTATATTAGGATATTCGATTATAAAATGCCGCACGTTTACATGTTTTATCTAACAATCTGCGAATCACTTGTTTATTTGTGATATTTGCTATCATTAATAATTTCACAAAATCCGAAACCCAGCGAATTCATGCTACCAAATCCTGCACTAAGCCCGGTTTTTATGAGCTCATCGGGGGCAGTAAGTTCAAAATCGTAATACCAGCCTTTTATTTTTGTTTGCTGTTGTGTGTGAGCTTTTATAGTTTGCAGTTCTGTTTTAGGCTTGCCGCTTTTGTTCCTGTGAAGTTCTTTTACTTTAAAATCAATATCCTTTTTTTCTTCCAATGTTTTACCGCTTACTTCATGCTTTTGCAAAAGGTTGTTTATGAACAATTCTTTATATTCGGCTAATAATGGTGAAGCATACTGTTCATGTTTTTTGTCTTTTTCAGTAATTCCAAGAACAATTGGAGTCAAACTTCTAATTATTTGTGTTTTTGTTTCGGGTAACACTGTCTTCATTGCCTCAATTTGTGATATTTCTGCGTCTATTCCCGATATTTCGTCGGCAATACGAACTTTTTGGTCGCAAAACAAGCCGGAAACAAATTTTTCATATTGCTCAGGCAGCAGAAACGAAACCTGAAGATAAGCGTTTCTCGACCAAACAGAAATTCTATCCGATTTTGGTATTAGCTTCCAAGTGTTTCGCGGAAATTGCAGATTCGAAAAAGTGAATAGCTTGAATGTTTTTCCATCATTCAGTTTGTATCCGTGGTTGTGTAGAATGTTGGTGAATTCTTTGTCGGCACTAGCCAACACTTTGTATATCCATGAGCTTACAGGATATCTATAATTCAATGGTAAAGTTTGCCTGTTTCCTTTAAGTGAAAATTTAATTCTAAACCGCATTTCAATGCCTTTTGTTTGTAATAATTTTCTGTAAAATATTTTTATGGCAAATTTAAAAAAAAACAAAAACTTATTTGCTCATATATTCCTTATATGGTTCAAAAAAATAACCCAAAAAATCGAAGTTTGTAATTTTCAAAAAATAAACTTAATTTGTTCTATTAAAAAATAGAAAATATGACGATAGTAAATAGTATATATAATGCCTTGAAAAAGAGAATTTTAGTCCTCGACGGTGCAATGGGAACTATGATTCAAAATTGCAATTTGACTGAAAAAGATTATCGTGGCAATCGGTTTGCAAACTACGAAATTGACCTGAAAGGAAACAACGATTTATTATCTATTACTCAAACCGATATTATCGCCGAGATTCATGATAAATATCTTGCAGCGGGTGCCGATATTATTTCTACCAACACATTCAATGCCAACAGAATTTCTATGGCCGATTACAAAATGGAAAATTTTGTTTATGAAATGAATTTTGAATCTGCTAAAATTGCTAAAAAGGCAGCCATAAAATATTCAAAAATTGACAAGAATAAACCCAGATTTGTTGCCGGCTCAATTGGTCCAACAAACAGGACATGTTCTATTTCTCCCGACATAAACAATCCGTCTTTTCGTGCAGTGAATTTCGATGAAATGGCAATTTCATATACCGAACAAGTGAATGGACTGATTGATGGAGGTGCAGACATTTTACTTTTAGAAACTATTTTTGACACGCTGAACGCTAAAGCTGCACTTTTTGCAATAAATAATATTTCGGAGGAGAGGGACATAAAAATTCCTGTTATGGTTTCGGGAACTGTTGTCGATGCCAGTGGCAGAACTTTGTCGGGGCAAACAGTTGAGGCTTTCGTAGATTCTATTTCCTATCCGCACCTGCTAAGTATTGGGCTGAATTGTTCGCTGGGTGCCAAAGATTTAGCCCCTCATCTTGAAGAAATTTCGAAAAAGTCGAATTGTTATATCAGTGTTCATCCGAATGCTGGATTGCCAAATCAATTTGGCGAATACGATGAAACAGCTAAGGAAATGGCTATTTTAATGAAAGAATTTGTTGGCAATAAATTTGTAAACTTGATTGGTGGTTGTTGTGGCACAAGTCCGGAGCATGTCTTGGAATTTGTAAAATTGGCTGAAAATGCAGAAATCAGGACTGCACCGTCACTTAAAAAGGAATTAAAACTTAGCGGATTGGAATCTCTAACAGTTTCAGCGGCAAGCAATTTTGTAAATATTGGCGAAAGGACAAATGTGAGTGGCTCTCGAAAATTTGCACGCTTAATTCGTGAAAAAAAATATGAAGAAGCGCTCGAAATTGCTAAAAATCAGGTTGAGGGAGGAGCTCAGATTATTGATGTAAATCTTGATGATGCCATGCTTGACACAAAAGCAGAGATGGCGAATTTCCTGAACCTAATAGCTTCTGAACCAGAAATTGCCAAATTGCCAATAATGATAGATTCCTCGAAATGGGAAGTTATAGAAGCAGGCTTGAAATGTTGTCAGGGAAAGGCAGTTGTAAATTCTATTAGCTTGAAGGAGGGTGAAAAAGATTTTATTTCTAAAGCAAAAAAAGTAAAAGCCTTTGGCGCTGCAGTTGTTGTTATGGCTTTCGATGAAAATGGTCAGGCAACAAGTTTCGATAGGAAAATTGAAATTTGCGAGCGAGCATATAAAATCCTAACTGAAAAAGTAAAATTTTATCCTCAGGATATAATTTTCGACCCAAACATTCTCACAATAGCAACGGCTCTCGAAGAACACAATAATTATGCAATCGACTTTATTGATGCTACCCGATGGATAAAAAATAATTTGCCCTATGCAAAAGTTAGTGGAGGTATCAGCAATTTGTCGTTTTCTTTTCGTGGAAACAATACGATTAGGGAAGCTATGCACTCTGTTTTTTTATATCATGCAATAAAAGCGGGGCTCGATATGGGAATTGTGAATGCCGGAATGTTGCAAATTTATGACGAAATTCCAAAGGATTTGTTAGCTCTTGTCCAGGATTTGATTTTTAACAAAAGAAACGATGCCACCGAGAGGCTTCTCGCTTTCGCTGAAAATGTTACTGAAACCAAGGAAAAACAGAATTTAATTGAAGAGTGGCGGCAATTAAAAATAGCCGAAAAACTGTCTTTTTCACTTGTAAAAGGAATCGATAAATACATAGAAGAGGATATTGATGAAGCACTAAAAACTTACGAAAATGCTGTAACAATTATCGAAAATCCGCTTATGGCGGGGATGAACAAAGTTGGCGATTTGTTTGGCTCCGGGAAAATGTTTCTACCGCAAGTTGTGAAAAGTGCCAGAGTTATGAAAAAAGCTGTTTCGAAATTACAGCCTTATTTGGAAGCAGAAAAGCAAGGAAATGAGACAATTACACATGCAGAAAAAATTCTGCTTGCCACAGTAAAAGGCGATGTTCACGATATTGGAAAAAACATTGTAGGCGTGGTGCTTGGCTGCAACAACTACGAAGTGATTGATATTGGTGTGATGGTTTCTGCTGAAAAAATATTACAAACAGCAAGAGAGAAAAATGTTGATATAATTGGACTTAGTGGCTTGATAACACCATCCTTGGAGGAAATGGTGCATGTTGCAAAAGAAATGCAAAAACAGGGAATGAAAATTCCACTTTTGATTGGAGGTGCAACAACTTCTGAAATTCATACTGCTGTGAAGATTTGTCAAAACTATGATGCTGCTGTTATTCACGTTAGAGATGCCTCAAAAGCTGTTGGTGTAGTAGCAAATTTACTTTCTGTTTCTCAAAAAGAAAAATTTCTTAGTTCTGTTGATAAAAAATATAAGGAGTTGAAAGATAACCATTTGAGAAAAATTAGTTCGAAAAAATATATTTCAATTTCGGAAGCAAACAAAAATGGATTGAAACTTGAGTTTAAAAACAATATAAAAAAGCCAATTGTTTTAGGCACAAAAGTTATCAAAAGTTATTCTATTGAAGAAATCAGTAAATATATTGATTGGACTTACTTTTTCCATGCCTGGAAAATCACGGGAAAATATCCTGCAATTTTTAATGATTCGGAAAAAGGCGAAGAAGCCAAAAAACTTTTCGACGATGCTCAAGCATTTATTGCAGAAATAATTAGTAAAAAAATGTTGGAAGCACGTGCTGTTGTTGGATTATTCCCCGCAAATTCTTCCGGCAATAATATTGAAGTTTATGAAAATGAAAACGTTAGAAAAACGATAGCTAATTTTGCTTTTCTCAGAAATCAGGAATTAAAAAGCGACGGACAACCAAATTTGTGTCTGTCAGATTTTATTTCACCATCAGGAGAAAATCAAGATTATATTGGCTTTTTTGCTCTAACAACCGGAATTGGCATTGAAAAATGGATAAAACATTTCGAGGGTGAAGGAGATGATTACAATGTTTTAATGCTGAAAATACTTGCTGACCGTTTGGCAGAAGCTTTCGCTGAATTTCTGCACGAAAAAGTGAGGAAGGAATTTTGGGGATACTCGAAAAACGAAAACTTCGAAATGGAAGATTTGCAAAGAGAAAAATATCAAGGAATAAGGCCTGCACCGGGCTATCCTGCCTGTCCTTCGCATTTCGATAAAAAAACAATATTTGAGATTCTTGATATTGAAGAAAAAATTGGGATGAAGCTTACAGAAAATTTCGCCATGTATCCGGCAGCTTCGGTTTGCGGATTTTATTTTGCACATCCAGATGCAAAGTATTTTAATGTTGGCAAAATCTCGAAAGACCAATTAAATAATTTTGCTCTGACAAATAAAATTGAAGTTGAGGAAGCTGAAAAAATCCTTAGGACGAATTTGAATTATTAGCTGGGCTTGTTGGCTGTTAGCAAAAAACTAAAGCAAATGGCTAAAAGCCAACACCTAATCTACGTTTTCAACTTCTTTTTCTTAGCTGCCGGAAATAATATATTGTTTAAAATCAATCGATATCCCGGCGAGTTTGGGTGCAAATTTAATTCTGTG includes:
- the cas6 gene encoding CRISPR-associated endoribonuclease Cas6, with translation MRFRIKFSLKGNRQTLPLNYRYPVSSWIYKVLASADKEFTNILHNHGYKLNDGKTFKLFTFSNLQFPRNTWKLIPKSDRISVWSRNAYLQVSFLLPEQYEKFVSGLFCDQKVRIADEISGIDAEISQIEAMKTVLPETKTQIIRSLTPIVLGITEKDKKHEQYASPLLAEYKELFINNLLQKHEVSGKTLEEKKDIDFKVKELHRNKSGKPKTELQTIKAHTQQQTKIKGWYYDFELTAPDELIKTGLSAGFGSMNSLGFGFCEIINDSKYHK
- the metH gene encoding methionine synthase, with product MTIVNSIYNALKKRILVLDGAMGTMIQNCNLTEKDYRGNRFANYEIDLKGNNDLLSITQTDIIAEIHDKYLAAGADIISTNTFNANRISMADYKMENFVYEMNFESAKIAKKAAIKYSKIDKNKPRFVAGSIGPTNRTCSISPDINNPSFRAVNFDEMAISYTEQVNGLIDGGADILLLETIFDTLNAKAALFAINNISEERDIKIPVMVSGTVVDASGRTLSGQTVEAFVDSISYPHLLSIGLNCSLGAKDLAPHLEEISKKSNCYISVHPNAGLPNQFGEYDETAKEMAILMKEFVGNKFVNLIGGCCGTSPEHVLEFVKLAENAEIRTAPSLKKELKLSGLESLTVSAASNFVNIGERTNVSGSRKFARLIREKKYEEALEIAKNQVEGGAQIIDVNLDDAMLDTKAEMANFLNLIASEPEIAKLPIMIDSSKWEVIEAGLKCCQGKAVVNSISLKEGEKDFISKAKKVKAFGAAVVVMAFDENGQATSFDRKIEICERAYKILTEKVKFYPQDIIFDPNILTIATALEEHNNYAIDFIDATRWIKNNLPYAKVSGGISNLSFSFRGNNTIREAMHSVFLYHAIKAGLDMGIVNAGMLQIYDEIPKDLLALVQDLIFNKRNDATERLLAFAENVTETKEKQNLIEEWRQLKIAEKLSFSLVKGIDKYIEEDIDEALKTYENAVTIIENPLMAGMNKVGDLFGSGKMFLPQVVKSARVMKKAVSKLQPYLEAEKQGNETITHAEKILLATVKGDVHDIGKNIVGVVLGCNNYEVIDIGVMVSAEKILQTAREKNVDIIGLSGLITPSLEEMVHVAKEMQKQGMKIPLLIGGATTSEIHTAVKICQNYDAAVIHVRDASKAVGVVANLLSVSQKEKFLSSVDKKYKELKDNHLRKISSKKYISISEANKNGLKLEFKNNIKKPIVLGTKVIKSYSIEEISKYIDWTYFFHAWKITGKYPAIFNDSEKGEEAKKLFDDAQAFIAEIISKKMLEARAVVGLFPANSSGNNIEVYENENVRKTIANFAFLRNQELKSDGQPNLCLSDFISPSGENQDYIGFFALTTGIGIEKWIKHFEGEGDDYNVLMLKILADRLAEAFAEFLHEKVRKEFWGYSKNENFEMEDLQREKYQGIRPAPGYPACPSHFDKKTIFEILDIEEKIGMKLTENFAMYPAASVCGFYFAHPDAKYFNVGKISKDQLNNFALTNKIEVEEAEKILRTNLNY